The Lacrimispora xylanolytica genome has a segment encoding these proteins:
- a CDS encoding phosphoribosylformylglycinamidine synthase encodes MSVRRVYVEKKPAYAVKANELNEEIKSYLGISSVEGVRVLIRYDMENLSDEIYGLALTTIFSEPPVDEYYLEEFPAEEGDLIFSVEYLPGQFDQRADSAEQCIKLLKEDEEPVIKSAVTYVISGSFTQEQITEIKSFCINPVDSREADETRPETLVTVFETPEDVLVFEGFKELTKNELEELYEGLNLAMTFQDFLHIQIYYKEDEHRDPTMTEIRVLDTYWSDHCRHTTFQTELKDVSFTDGDYRKPIEDTYHQYLADREEVLKGKNDKYVCLMDLALMAMRKLRKEGKLEDLEVSEEINACSIVVPVLVDGVEEEWLVNFKNETHNHPTEIEPFGGAATCLGGAIRDPLSGRTYVYQAMRVTGAADPTKPLHETLKGKLPQRKIVTGAAKGYSSYGNQIGLATGYVKEIYHPDYVAKRMEIGAVMGAAKRANVIRETSDPGDIIILLGGRTGRDGCGGATGSSKVHTEASIETCGAEVQKGNAPTERKIQRLFRREEVSKLIKKCNDFGAGGVSVAIGELADGLRIDLDMVPKKYAGLDGTEIAISESQERMAVVIDPKDRDKFLSFAAEENLEAVVVAEVTEEKRLVMSWRGKTIVDICRAFLDTNGAHQEASVVLEVPDKAGNVFEKKEIADVKNSWLQVLSDLNVCSQKGLVEMFDGSIGAGSVFMPFGGKYQMTETQCMVAKLPLLQGTTDTVTMMSYGFDPYLSSWSPYHGAIYAVLTSVAKIVAAGGDYKKIRFTFQEYFRRMSEEGTRWSQPFAALLGAYHAQMGFSLPSIGGKDSMSGTFQDIDVPPTLVSFAVDIASQKHIITPELKKAGNKLVLFTIKKDSYDLPDYSQIMEGYEALFADILAGRVVSAYAVEGHGICEAVSKMAFGNRLGVTIEETIDPEDFFAAGWGNIVCEVPEDRISELGFSHTLLGEVTEQEAFAYGDVTITMSEALKSWTETLEEVFPTDSGAKKTPVQETLFKGDNIYVCKNKVAKPNVFIPVFPGTNCEYDSTKAFVSAGANVTTRVFKNLSAEDIRESVELYRNEIKNSQIVMFPGGFSAGDEPDGSAKFFAAVFRNELIKEEINKLLNERDGLMLGVCNGFQALIKLGLVPEGTIVEQREDSPTLTTNTIGRHISKMVYTKVVSNKSPWLSGAELGGVYCNPASHGEGRFVATDEWLLKLFKNGQVATQYVDETGCPTMDESWNPNGSFMAIEGITSPDGRILGKMAHSERRGEAVAMNIYGEQDLKIFESGVKYFK; translated from the coding sequence ATGAGTGTAAGAAGAGTATACGTGGAGAAAAAACCAGCCTATGCTGTGAAAGCCAATGAATTGAATGAAGAGATCAAAAGCTATCTTGGCATTTCCAGTGTGGAGGGAGTGCGGGTTTTGATCCGTTATGATATGGAGAATCTGTCTGATGAAATCTATGGATTGGCTCTTACTACCATTTTTTCCGAGCCTCCTGTGGACGAGTACTATTTGGAGGAATTTCCGGCTGAGGAAGGCGATCTGATCTTTTCCGTAGAGTATTTGCCCGGCCAGTTCGATCAAAGAGCAGACTCTGCAGAGCAGTGTATTAAGCTATTAAAGGAAGACGAAGAGCCTGTGATTAAGTCCGCAGTTACTTATGTAATTTCCGGGTCCTTTACCCAGGAACAGATTACAGAAATAAAATCCTTCTGCATCAACCCAGTAGATTCCAGAGAAGCAGATGAGACAAGACCAGAGACTTTGGTTACTGTATTTGAGACACCAGAGGATGTTTTGGTATTTGAAGGATTTAAGGAATTAACAAAGAATGAATTAGAGGAGTTGTACGAAGGCCTGAACCTTGCCATGACATTTCAGGATTTCCTCCATATTCAGATTTATTATAAAGAAGATGAGCACAGAGATCCGACTATGACAGAAATCCGTGTATTGGATACGTATTGGTCTGATCACTGCCGTCATACCACCTTCCAGACAGAGTTAAAAGACGTATCCTTTACAGACGGGGATTACAGAAAACCGATCGAGGATACGTATCATCAGTATCTGGCAGACCGGGAAGAGGTATTAAAAGGAAAAAATGACAAATACGTATGTCTGATGGATCTCGCTCTCATGGCAATGAGAAAGCTCCGTAAGGAAGGTAAACTTGAGGATCTTGAGGTATCGGAAGAGATCAACGCCTGCAGCATCGTGGTTCCAGTTCTCGTTGACGGAGTGGAAGAGGAATGGCTTGTAAACTTTAAAAATGAAACCCATAACCACCCGACGGAAATTGAACCCTTTGGTGGTGCGGCCACTTGTCTTGGCGGAGCCATCCGCGATCCTCTTTCCGGACGTACCTATGTTTATCAGGCCATGCGCGTGACTGGAGCGGCCGATCCTACAAAGCCTCTTCATGAAACCTTAAAAGGAAAGCTTCCCCAGAGAAAAATAGTAACCGGGGCAGCTAAGGGCTATAGCTCCTATGGTAATCAGATTGGTCTTGCCACCGGGTATGTAAAAGAAATCTACCATCCGGATTATGTGGCTAAGAGAATGGAAATCGGCGCCGTTATGGGGGCTGCCAAAAGAGCCAATGTGATCCGTGAGACTTCAGATCCAGGAGATATTATTATTCTGCTTGGCGGCCGTACCGGTCGTGATGGCTGCGGTGGAGCCACTGGTTCCTCTAAGGTTCATACCGAAGCTTCAATTGAAACCTGCGGGGCTGAGGTGCAGAAGGGAAATGCGCCTACCGAGAGAAAGATTCAGCGCCTTTTCCGCAGAGAAGAGGTCAGCAAGCTTATAAAGAAGTGCAATGACTTTGGTGCAGGCGGAGTATCCGTTGCCATTGGAGAACTGGCCGATGGATTAAGAATTGATCTTGATATGGTACCGAAGAAATACGCAGGACTTGACGGAACTGAAATAGCCATATCCGAATCTCAGGAGCGTATGGCTGTTGTCATTGATCCCAAGGACCGGGATAAGTTCCTTTCCTTTGCAGCGGAAGAAAATTTAGAAGCAGTCGTCGTTGCTGAAGTAACGGAAGAAAAACGTCTGGTCATGAGCTGGAGAGGTAAGACAATCGTTGATATCTGCCGGGCATTCCTGGATACGAACGGTGCCCACCAGGAAGCATCTGTAGTTTTGGAAGTACCGGATAAAGCTGGTAATGTATTTGAAAAGAAAGAGATAGCTGATGTAAAGAATTCCTGGCTTCAAGTGCTTTCTGATTTAAATGTATGCTCTCAAAAAGGTCTGGTGGAAATGTTTGACGGTTCCATTGGTGCTGGAAGTGTATTTATGCCCTTTGGCGGCAAATATCAGATGACGGAAACACAATGTATGGTAGCAAAGCTTCCTCTGCTTCAGGGCACTACAGATACCGTTACCATGATGAGCTATGGATTTGATCCTTATTTATCAAGCTGGAGTCCTTATCACGGTGCAATTTATGCAGTGTTAACCTCTGTTGCCAAGATCGTGGCAGCAGGCGGAGATTATAAAAAGATCCGATTTACCTTCCAGGAATATTTCAGAAGAATGTCAGAGGAAGGCACTCGCTGGAGCCAGCCATTTGCAGCCCTTCTCGGTGCTTACCATGCACAGATGGGATTCTCTCTTCCTTCCATTGGGGGAAAGGACAGTATGTCTGGTACTTTCCAGGATATTGATGTTCCTCCCACTCTGGTTTCCTTTGCTGTGGATATTGCTAGCCAGAAGCATATCATCACACCAGAGCTTAAAAAGGCAGGAAATAAACTCGTATTATTTACCATTAAGAAAGATTCCTACGACTTACCAGATTACAGTCAGATCATGGAAGGATACGAGGCGCTCTTTGCAGACATTTTAGCTGGACGGGTTGTATCGGCTTATGCAGTGGAAGGCCACGGAATTTGTGAAGCGGTCAGCAAGATGGCCTTTGGTAACAGACTTGGAGTAACCATAGAAGAAACAATTGATCCTGAGGATTTCTTTGCAGCCGGCTGGGGAAATATCGTCTGTGAAGTACCGGAAGATAGAATATCTGAACTTGGATTTTCCCATACTCTGTTGGGCGAAGTTACAGAACAGGAAGCATTTGCTTATGGAGATGTAACTATTACTATGAGTGAAGCTTTAAAATCATGGACAGAAACGTTAGAGGAAGTATTCCCTACTGATTCAGGAGCAAAAAAGACTCCAGTCCAGGAGACGCTTTTTAAAGGTGACAATATTTACGTATGTAAAAATAAGGTGGCAAAGCCCAATGTGTTCATTCCTGTTTTCCCTGGCACGAATTGTGAATACGACAGTACAAAAGCATTTGTAAGTGCCGGTGCTAATGTGACAACAAGAGTTTTTAAAAACTTAAGTGCTGAGGATATCAGGGAATCGGTGGAGCTTTATCGAAATGAAATTAAAAACTCCCAGATTGTTATGTTCCCAGGCGGTTTTTCCGCAGGTGACGAACCAGATGGTTCCGCTAAATTTTTCGCAGCTGTATTCCGCAATGAGCTGATCAAAGAGGAAATCAACAAGCTTCTCAATGAAAGAGACGGTTTGATGTTAGGAGTCTGCAATGGATTCCAGGCACTCATAAAGCTTGGTCTGGTACCAGAAGGAACGATTGTAGAGCAAAGGGAGGATTCACCGACTCTGACTACGAACACCATTGGACGCCACATTTCTAAAATGGTATATACAAAGGTCGTAAGCAATAAGTCTCCATGGCTTTCAGGAGCAGAATTGGGAGGGGTATACTGCAATCCGGCTTCCCATGGGGAAGGTCGTTTTGTAGCAACAGATGAATGGCTTTTAAAGCTGTTTAAAAATGGACAGGTGGCGACTCAGTACGTGGATGAAACTGGTTGTCCTACTATGGACGAGAGTTGGAACCCCAATGGTTCATTTATGGCAATTGAGGGAATTACAAGCCCAGATGGCCGTATTCTTGGAAAGATGGCACATTCCGAGAGAAGAGGAGAGGCTGTGGCAATGAATATCTATGGAGAGCAGGATCTAAAGATCTTTGAATCCGGAGTTAAATATTTTAAATAA
- a CDS encoding APC family permease translates to MDSKKKLKNILLGNALKSNDLEGEKLGPFWGVPIMASDAVSSVAYAIEEMLLVLVPIIGLAAVDYLGLVTSPIILLFLVLAFSYSQIIACYPNGGGAYVVSAENIGKTASLVAASALMIGYVMTVAVSLSAATAALVSAFPAFINYRLLFALLFLCIITLLNLRGMREASKLFGIPTYAFILIMLALIVTGFVKLFTGNLSPVQYPESMKSVTDGVGTVSLFLLLRAFSSGCSALTGVEVVSNAVPSFREPSQKNAKNVLFILVGIIIVIFGGSVILVTSLHIIPLEGKTVISQLGSAVFGHGIMFYILQFATSLILLLAANTAYNGLPTLLAILADDGYVPRQFMHRGTRLSFSNGILFIFFLAAFLLIIFNAETHYLIPLYAIGVFLSFTLSQTGMVLRWIRVKGKGYWYKMLINGLGALMTGTGTVIVFVTRFHQGSWLLAIVIPVIVYIMYRIEKHYQFVGRQLKVNNFMAHYHKSVSKDTNLCIVLVGGINRSVLKALNYANLITSNVVALHISTDEKQSELLRKKWVETGIDVPLEVVNSPYRELIEPVEDYISKREQNLEPGDMITIVMSRFMEESWFANILHNQTTYFIMQRLRRHRNVSTVLVPYLYSSAFVPACEKKIEHEEWKKDK, encoded by the coding sequence ATGGATTCAAAGAAAAAATTAAAAAATATATTACTGGGGAATGCTTTAAAAAGCAATGATCTGGAAGGAGAGAAGCTGGGACCGTTTTGGGGTGTTCCCATTATGGCAAGTGATGCAGTATCTTCGGTAGCATATGCCATTGAGGAGATGCTGCTGGTGCTGGTTCCGATTATAGGACTGGCTGCAGTGGATTACTTAGGCCTGGTTACTTCGCCAATTATTCTGCTTTTCCTGGTGCTTGCTTTTTCATATTCGCAGATTATTGCCTGCTATCCAAATGGTGGGGGTGCCTATGTCGTTTCTGCTGAAAACATAGGAAAAACGGCCTCCCTGGTTGCAGCTTCCGCCCTTATGATTGGTTATGTCATGACGGTTGCCGTCAGCCTTTCTGCCGCCACAGCGGCGCTTGTATCGGCATTTCCTGCCTTCATAAATTACAGACTGTTGTTTGCACTGTTATTCTTGTGCATTATCACACTTTTAAATTTAAGGGGAATGAGAGAGGCGTCAAAGCTTTTTGGTATTCCGACGTATGCATTTATACTAATCATGCTGGCTCTCATTGTTACCGGCTTTGTAAAGCTTTTTACCGGTAACTTATCTCCGGTTCAATACCCGGAATCTATGAAGTCCGTAACGGACGGCGTGGGCACAGTTTCTCTCTTTCTTTTGCTCAGGGCCTTTTCTTCCGGATGCTCGGCATTGACCGGTGTAGAAGTAGTCAGCAATGCAGTTCCAAGCTTCCGGGAGCCTTCCCAGAAAAATGCCAAGAATGTACTATTTATTCTGGTAGGAATTATTATCGTCATTTTCGGAGGATCCGTAATCCTTGTAACGTCACTGCATATCATTCCGTTAGAAGGAAAGACTGTTATCTCTCAGCTTGGGTCAGCAGTTTTTGGACATGGTATCATGTTTTATATCCTTCAGTTTGCTACCTCTTTGATCCTTTTGCTGGCAGCTAATACTGCTTATAACGGCTTACCTACTCTGCTTGCTATCCTTGCTGACGATGGTTATGTGCCTCGACAGTTTATGCATCGGGGAACCAGGCTCAGCTTTTCAAACGGTATTTTATTTATTTTTTTCCTGGCAGCCTTTCTGCTCATTATTTTTAACGCAGAGACTCATTATCTGATACCTCTTTATGCCATCGGAGTATTTTTATCCTTCACTCTTTCCCAAACAGGAATGGTGCTAAGGTGGATTCGTGTAAAAGGAAAAGGATACTGGTATAAGATGCTGATTAACGGTCTTGGTGCTTTGATGACCGGAACCGGAACTGTCATTGTATTTGTTACAAGGTTTCATCAGGGTTCCTGGCTTTTAGCAATTGTCATTCCGGTAATCGTATACATTATGTACCGGATCGAGAAGCATTATCAATTCGTAGGACGCCAGCTAAAGGTCAATAACTTCATGGCCCATTATCATAAAAGCGTTAGTAAGGATACGAATCTTTGTATCGTGTTAGTGGGTGGAATCAACCGTTCTGTATTAAAAGCTCTTAACTATGCTAATTTAATAACCTCCAACGTTGTTGCCCTTCATATCTCTACCGATGAAAAGCAAAGTGAACTGCTGAGAAAGAAATGGGTGGAGACGGGCATAGATGTGCCCCTTGAAGTTGTAAACTCTCCTTACCGGGAGCTTATAGAGCCGGTTGAGGACTATATCAGCAAACGGGAACAGAACTTAGAGCCTGGCGATATGATTACCATTGTCATGTCTCGTTTTATGGAAGAAAGCTGGTTTGCCAACATCCTGCACAACCAGACCACATATTTTATCATGCAGAGACTGAGGAGACATAGAAATGTATCCACCGTCCTGGTTCCTTATCTTTACAGTTCGGCATTTGTGCCTGCTTGTGAAAAGAAAATAGAGCATGAAGAATGGAAAAAAGATAAATAA